In Equus quagga isolate Etosha38 chromosome 14, UCLA_HA_Equagga_1.0, whole genome shotgun sequence, one DNA window encodes the following:
- the CD209 gene encoding CD209 antigen, whose amino-acid sequence MDQRDPKEPMALDEEELMTSGNRLSYKDFGFQKSHGFKNFPGCRGQGRAPLVLLFLSLVVFAGLLVAILVQVSKVPRSQGLEPSKQEEIQQILTQLKAGIALLCHPCPWGWRSFQGNCYFFSNSQLNWHDSVTACEEVEAQLVVIESAEEQNFLQVQASRFNRLTWMGLSDLKHEGTWHWVDGSPLLPSFMKYWNEGEPNSSGEEDCAEFRGKGWNDSKCSLSKFWICKKPTTSCSSA is encoded by the exons ATGGACCAGCGTGACCCCAAGGAACCGATGGCACTGG ATGAGGAAGAGCTGATGACCAGTGGGAACAGACTTTCCTACAAAGACTTTGGATTCCAAAAGAGTCATGGCTTCAAGAACTTCCCAG GGTGTCGGGGGCAGGGCCGGGCCCCCCTGGTGCTCCTGTTCCTCTCCCTCGTGGTCTTCGCTGGGCTCCTGGTGGCCATCCTTGTCCAAG TCTCCAAGGTCCCCaggtcccaggggctggagccttCGAAGCAGGAGGAGATCCAGCAAATACTGACCCAGCTGAAGGCTGGAATTG CCCTTCTGTGCCACCCCTGTCCCTGGGGCTGGCGGTCCTTCCAAGGAAACTGCTACTTCTTCTCCAACTCGCAACTCAACTGGCACGACTCCGTGACTGCCTgtgaggaagtggaggctcaACTCGTAGTCATCGAAAGCGCTGAGGAGCAG AACTTCCTGCAGGTCCAGGCTTCCAGGTTTAACCGCTTGACCTGGATGGGGCTCTCAGACCTGAAACACGAAGGCACGTGGCACTGGGTGGACGGTTCTCCCCTGCTGCCCAG CTTCATGAAGTATTGGAATGAAGGAGAGCCCAACAGCAGTGGGGAGGAAGACTGCGCGGAGTTTAGGGGCAAAGGCTGGAACGACTCCAAATGCAGCCTCAGCAAATTCTGGATTTGCAAAAAGCCCACAACCTCGTGCTCCAGTGCCTAA